The Arachis ipaensis cultivar K30076 chromosome B07, Araip1.1, whole genome shotgun sequence genome includes a window with the following:
- the LOC107607065 gene encoding BTB/POZ domain-containing protein At1g30440-like, with product MACVKLGSEPDAFQCQRQTWFCTTGLPSDIVVEVGEMSFHLHMFPLLSKSGVLERLIAEASESKEECVIHLPGIPSGAKTFELVAKFCYGVKLELKASNVVYLWCAAENREMTEEYGEGNLISQAETFFNQVVLRNWKDSLRALQTCDDVLPYADELIIFMEYFSALAF from the exons ATGGCTTGTGTGAAATTGGGTTCCGAACCTGATGCTTTCCAATGTCAAAGGCAAACATG GTTCTGCACAACTGGGCTTCCCAGTGACATTGTTGTCGAAGTGGGTGAAATGTCCTTCCATCTTCACATG TTCCCTTTGCTCTCTAAAAGTGGGGTTTTGGAGAGACTGATTGCAGAAGCTTCTGAGTCTAAGGAAGAATGTGTCATACACCTACCTGGCATTCCTAGTGGGGCCAAGACATTTGAACTTGTCGCAAAATTCTGCTATGGTGTGAAACTTGAACTTAAAGCTTCAAATGTTGTGTACCTCTGGTGCGCTGCTGAGAATCGTGAAATGACTGAGGAATATGGTGAAGGTAATCTTATTTCACAAGCTGAAACCTTTTTCAATCAAGTAGTCCTCCGAAATTGGAAAGACTCTCTCAGAGCGCTTCAAACCTGTGATGATGTTCTACCATATGCTGACGAGCTGATTATATTTATGGAATATTTTTCAGCACTTGCTTTCTGA